In Macadamia integrifolia cultivar HAES 741 chromosome 12, SCU_Mint_v3, whole genome shotgun sequence, the following are encoded in one genomic region:
- the LOC122094716 gene encoding cytochrome P450 714C2-like, whose amino-acid sequence MELKVLWSLCVVTLCSCCLFGYIYIIAWVKPERLREKLRRQGIRGPPPSFLLGNVPEMKKIQSLLASSNSIYSKEVKVLNGDQIAAHDYTSTFFPYFEYWRKQYGPTFMYSTGNVQHLYISDPYLVKEITLSNSWDLGKPSYLIGVIGPLVGLGVSLSSGQAWFHQRKIIAPEFFIDKVKGMVGLMVESCLPLLKSWEDQIGGVKGRVAEIKVDEDLRNVSADVISKACFGSCYSEGKEIFSLLRTLQGITSRTSLHARIPALRYVPSKNNREAWKLEQETERLILKVVKERKESSSNNETTEDLLQRLVEGAYAHQLGSETANRFVVDNCKNIYFAGHETVATVATWALMLLSFHQDWQSRVRNEVAEVFAGHFPDADMLLKLKTLTMVIQETMRLYPPSSFVAREALEQISLGGGVDIPKGVNLWIPIPTLHRNPDIWGTDAHEFKPERFTNGILGACKLPQAYIPFGLGPRTCLGQKFAMIELKVLLSLLLSKFSFSLSPQYLHSPTFRLVVEPQYGMNLLVKKYEIT is encoded by the exons ATGGAATTAAAGGTTTTATGGAGCTTATGTGTGGTCACTCTATGTAGCTGCTGCTTGTTTGGATATATATACATCATTGCGTGGGTAAAGCCGGAGAGGCTTCGAGAGAAGCTAAGGAGACAAGGCATCAGAGGACCTCCACCTTCTTTCCTGTTAGGGAATGTCCCTGAGATGAAGAAGATCCAATCACTGCTAGCATCATCCAATTCCATTTATTCAAAGGAGGTTAAGGTCCTTAATGGAGATCAAATCGCTGCCCACGACTACACTTCTACTTTCTTCCCATATTTTGAATACTGGAGAAAGCAATACG GTCCAACATTTATGTACTCAACAGGCAATGTGCAACATCTGTATATCAGTGACCCTTATCTTGTCAAGGAAATAACCCTTAGTAACTCTTGGGATCTGGGAAAGCCCTCATACCTTATTGGGGTGATTGGGCCTTTGGTGGGCCTGGGTGTCTCACTATCCAGCGGTCAAGCTTGGTTCCATCAAAGGAAAATCATTGCACCAGAATTCTTCATCGACAAagtcaag GGAATGGTGGGTTTAATGGTGGAGTCGTGCTTGCCTCTGTTGAAATCGTGGGAAGATCAAATCGGAGGAGTTAAGGGAAGAGTTGCAGAGATTAAAGTTGATGAGGATCTGAGAAATGTCTCAGCTGATGTGATCTCAAAAGCTTGTTTTGGAAGTTGCTACTCTGAAGGAAAAGAGATCTTTTCATTGCTTAGAACATTGCAGGGGATCACGTCTCGCACAAGCTTACATGCTAGAATTCCTGCTTTGAG ATATGTCCCAAGCAAGAATAATAGGGAAGCTTGGAAGTTAGAGCAAGAGACTGAAAGGTTGATATTAAAGGTAGTGAAGGAACGCAAGGAATCAAGTAGTAATAATGAGACGACAGAGGATTTGCTACAAAGGCTCGTGGAAGGTGCCTATGCTCATCAGCTTGGGTCCGAAACAGCAAATCGCTTTGTGGTGGATAATTGTAAGAACATATATTTTGCTGGGCATGAGACTGTGGCCACTGTTGCTACCTGGGCTTTGATGTTACTTTCGTTCCATCAAGACTGGCAGTCTCGCGTTCGTAACGAGGTGGCTGAGGTTTTTGCCGGCCATTTTCCAGATGCGGATATGCTTCTCAAGTTGAAAACG TTGACGATGGTGATTCAAGAGACAATGAGGTTATACCCACCAAGTTCATTCGTGGCGAGAGAGGCCTTGGAACAGATAAGCTTGGGTGGTGGTGTCGACATACCAAAGGGTGTAAACCTCTGGATTCCTATCCCGACTCTGCATCGGAATCCAGATATCTGGGGGACAGACGCCCATGAATTCAAGCCGGAGAGGTTCACAAATGGCATTTTGGGTGCTTGCAAGCTTCCACAGGCATACATACCCTTTGGGCTTGGCCCTCGGACTTGCTTGGGACAGAAATTCGCCATGATTGAATTGAAAGTTCtcctctccctcctcctctctaaattctccttctccctctctccccaaTATCTCCATTCGCCAACTTTTAGGCTTGTAGTGGAGCCCCAATATGGCATGAATCTCCTTGTCAAGAAGTATGAGATCACATAG